One Synechococcus sp. MU1617 genomic window, ATCCAGCACCAATCAGCACCACCCCAACTTCGACCGGCATCAACGCGACCTGATTACTGCCTCAAATCATCGGACAACACCCATCAAAACGATCAGGGCTGCGCTATCGAACCAACGCGTTATTGAACCAACGACTGGTAGGCCTCATTGACGCGTCGAAAAGCTTCCGCCGAACCACCGAGATCGGGATGATGCTGCTTCACCAGTTTTCGATGCGCCTGCTTGATCTCCGCCAGAGACGCATTGGCGTCCAAGCCCAACACCCTTAAAGCTGCACGGCGTGGATCACGGGCATCGCCATCGTCCTGACGATCCGTTTGACGTTGATCCGTTCGGGTGCGGCGACCCTGCCTTCTGGAACCTGATCGGTCCTGGCGCTGACGCAGCTGCTCCACCACCCGCCGTGGATCCTCATCCAGCCATTCACTGGCGCGAACTCCAAACAACGCAAACGCCGCCAAAACTGCCGTTGTTTGCTTGTTTGGTTTGGCTCCCACCGCTGCAAGGAGATCTGTTCCCAGGCCAGGAACCAGTCGGTCCAGTCGCTGATCAAGAGTTAAGTGGGCAGGGAAACTACTGCGGTTGAGCTGATCAACCAAGACCTCCAACCCGCTCTGACGCAGTGCCGTCCATCCCGGCTGCTGGGCGAGGGCCTGCCCCCATACCCGCACCTGTTGGCTGCTGATGCGCGGTTGAGCTTGCGCCGATGGCTCGCTCCAAGGGCGATGGGATCTGGGTTCCGTACGAATGCGTTGGCGTTGCGGACGTTGCAGTCGCTCCAACTCACGGTTAAGCCGCGACAGCTCGCGGCGTAAGGCGTCGTTCTCCGCCAGCAACGCCTCAACATTGCTGGTGACCCGTTGTTCAGGGCGTCCGCCTGACCAATGACGCGGATCAAATCCCAAAGCATGTCTCCCGTCTCACCACGGCAACAAGTCACCATTGGCATGCCAGAAGCTGCCGCTGGTGGCCAGCGTCAAGCCATCAATCCGGGCCAACAGCCCCTTCACCGACTGCTCGGGCGGAATCCCGCTTGGATTGAAACGAATCATGCGGGTGCGCACCAATCCGGGATGCAAAATCGCCACAGCGATGCCCCGCGGTTCCAGATCAATCGCCAACGATTTTCCAGCCATGTTGAGGGCCACCTTCGACATCCGATAGCCATAGGAGCCTCCCGAGCTGTTGTCGTCGATGGACCCCATGCGGCTAGTCATCAGCACCAACTTGGCTCCGCTGGGCATCTGATCCACCAAAGCCCTGGCCAGCAGCAAAGGAGCAAGGGCATTCACCTCAAACTGTCGACGAATGCCATCGGGATCCAAATCCATTAGGCCCATCGACTGCAAAATCCCGGCATTGAGGATGACGCCATCGAGGGGCAAGCCATCCAGACGCTGCTCCAAGTCATCAATGGCTTGGCTATCGCTCAACTCAAGGCCGGCTTCCACCCTCACCCCCAGGCCCTCCAGTTCATCACTGGCTTGCCGGCAAACCGCCACCACATCATCGCCTCGGGCCTTGAGCTGGCGGCAGTATTCCAAGCCGATCCCACGGTTTGCGCCGGTCACCAGAAACGTCGCCATTGGGAGGTTTCAGCAACCGCCATCCTGCCGGCTCTTGCGTCACACCACCGAATGAATCACGCCAAAAAATCTCCATCGATGCCGTACTGGTGCAAACACTGCTTCACCGTGAGCACCGAAACCGTGCTGCCGGTCTCTGAATCCACCAGAAGGTAAGGACAGCCTCGGAGCACGCAGCACCGCCGTGCATCGATGTAGGCATCAAAAGCATTGGCATGGGAACACTCCTCCACCCAACCTTCACTGCTGAGATACCGCGTGAGGATCATGTCCAAGACGCCTGGGCCACTGGTTATGGCTCAGAACTTTCCGCATCCCAGGAAGTGCCTTGAAGTCTTCGGGATCGCAACGGCCCGAGAAGGCCGAAGCAAGGCTGATCAATGGGATTCAGCTGCCCCCTGCACAACGGTGACCACCTGATTCCAGGTGGCATGCACCACGCGATAGGTCTTCAAAGTGGCGCGTGATTTGGTGCGGGCGTTCACAAAGGCTTTGAACTCCGTTTTGAAGCAGATCTCCTGGATCCACTGACCTCCCGTATCAAGCCTCTCGATGCAATACATCAGAGATAAAGCAGTTAAAAACATCACAACCGCAAACCATTTGCTGAGCACAAAATCAAAAGGTGCTGTTCGGGATCAATCAAAAAAAAGCCCCCGCGATTTGCGGAGGCTCGGGTGGTGTGAGGAGTCGACGATTTTGCAACTGCCGACCCTGATTTCATAGCCCGATTTCAGATCAGCAGCGGGCCCAGCCACAAAGCTTTATCCACTACAGATAAAGAACACTGGCGCGACAGCGACGGAGCGCATCACGCACAGCTTCCAGCCTCGTCTCGTCCGGCCGCTGCAGCCCGGCAGGCACCACCATCACATCATCCGCATCCAGATGAACCCGTGCCGAGAACCAGGTGCCAGGTCCTGGCACAGACGCACGGCAGATCGGATCCTGGTTTTCGTCCAAACGTCGCTCGATCAACCAACTCTCCACCCGATCCAAGGGCTGAAAGGCCGTTGAGGCAGAAGCCACAGGCGCCATCAGGGTGAGCAGCAACAAACGCAAGGCCTGCATCACAAGGCTTGGGCGAGCGAAGCGCACCCATCGTCACAGAGAACACCTGTTCAGCCGCACCGTTGCGTTAGAAGAGCATCCTCGCGAAGCCGCCGATGCCGTTATTTCGCTGTGAGGGATGCTCCATGCGCATCGAACGCTCGATGGCGGCTTACTGGCGCAACAAGGGAAAATTGCTGTGTTCATCATGTCTCGACCGCCAGGAGATGCCTCTGAAAACGACCGAGAACGGCCAAAAGCAAGGCTCTTCCGAATTCCGTGCCAACAGCAACAAAAGCTGACGCCAGCTGTGGGAATGATGCCTTTGTCATTCCCTCCCCCTTGATCCATGGGTTTCCTCGCCG contains:
- a CDS encoding SDR family oxidoreductase, whose translation is MATFLVTGANRGIGLEYCRQLKARGDDVVAVCRQASDELEGLGVRVEAGLELSDSQAIDDLEQRLDGLPLDGVILNAGILQSMGLMDLDPDGIRRQFEVNALAPLLLARALVDQMPSGAKLVLMTSRMGSIDDNSSGGSYGYRMSKVALNMAGKSLAIDLEPRGIAVAILHPGLVRTRMIRFNPSGIPPEQSVKGLLARIDGLTLATSGSFWHANGDLLPW
- a CDS encoding J domain-containing protein; its protein translation is MGFDPRHWSGGRPEQRVTSNVEALLAENDALRRELSRLNRELERLQRPQRQRIRTEPRSHRPWSEPSAQAQPRISSQQVRVWGQALAQQPGWTALRQSGLEVLVDQLNRSSFPAHLTLDQRLDRLVPGLGTDLLAAVGAKPNKQTTAVLAAFALFGVRASEWLDEDPRRVVEQLRQRQDRSGSRRQGRRTRTDQRQTDRQDDGDARDPRRAALRVLGLDANASLAEIKQAHRKLVKQHHPDLGGSAEAFRRVNEAYQSLVQ